Below is a genomic region from Streptomyces roseoviridis.
CGGTCTTCGGGGCGTACAGCCGCTTCTTGACCTCGTCGCCGAGCGAGGTGGACGGGTTGCCGTGCTCGTCGATGACCTGGACGCCCGGCTGGTAGATCGCCGCGTCGGGCAGGGCCGTAACGGCCGCGCGCATGGTCGCCACGTAGTTCGGCAGCAGCAGGTCGTCGCTGCCGAGCATGCTGAAGTGCGTGGACTCGACGAGGTCGACGCACTTGGCGAAGTTCCCGGTGATGCCCAGGTTCGTCTCGTTGCGCTGGTACCGGACCCGGCTGTCGCCGAGGGAGGCGAACCACTCGGGTACGCCCTCCTCCTTGCCGTCGTCGACGACGGTCAGCCGCCAGTTCTCGTCGGTCTGCTCCAGGACGCTGCGGACGGCGGCCTGCATCAGGCCGGTGTCGCCGTAGTGCGGCAGCATGATGTCGAGCGTGCCGAGGCGGTCGGTGCCGCCCGCCTCGCCGGGACCGGGGTTTCGCACCGCTGTCACTTGCCCTTCCTCTTCGGGCCGAGGGCGGAGCGGCGGCTGAGCGCGAGCAGCAGGATCATGCCGATCCGGCCCAGGTAGAGCGTGGCCTTCCACGGGGACTGGCTCGGGGTGCCGGTGGCGCGCGGACGCATGGCGACGGGCACCTGTTCGATGCGGTAGCCGGCCCGGACCACGGCGATCGTGGACTCCACGGTGTCGCCCAGGTACTCCACCGGGTACCAGTGGGCGAAGACGTCGATCAGGTCGCGGTTGGAGGCGCGGAAGCCCGAGGTGACGTCGGTCAGCTTGGTCTTCGCCATCCGCGTCAGCCAGAACGCGAGCACCAGCATGGCCCACTTGCGGGGGCCGCGGGTCTCGTAGTCGCCGGTGCCGGCGAAGCGCGCGCCCATGACGAGGTCGGCGCCGGCGTCCAGGCGGGCCAGCAGCTCGGGCACGTTGCGCGGGTCGTGCTGGCCGTCGGCGTCGACCTGGATGGCGACGTCGTAGCCGCGGTCGTACGCGTAGCGGTAGCCGGCGCGCATCGCGCCGCCCACGCCGAGGTTGTACGGGAGCTTCAGCACGGTCGCGCCGGCACGGCGGGCCACGGCGGCCGTGTCATCGGCCGAGCCGTCGTCCACGACGAGCACGTCGGCGCCCGGCAGCGTGGTGTGGACCTCCTTGATGACGTCGGCGACGCCCTCGGCCTCGTTCCACGCGGGCATGATGATCAGCACACGCTTGCCGTCGATCACTTGCGGCCCTCCCGTCCGGTCACCGTGTCCGTCTGCCGCGACGCGAGCTGCTCGCGCAGTTCCTCGACGTCGATGCGCAGCAGCGCCACTTCCTCGGACAGGGTGCGGCCCTCCTCCTCCAAGTGGCCGACCTCCCAGCTGAGCTGGAGGCAGACGATGAAGAGGAAGGCGACGCTGAGGAAGAGGATGAGGCTGACGCCCGACGCGACGCCCACGGCTCGGGCGACCGAGTCGAGGCCGCTCGGGAAGAACCCGAGCGGGATGATCACCAGTCCGGTGAGCACCCACAGGAACGCGTACTTCTCCTTGAGCTTGCGGCGGCGCAGCAGCTCGACGATGCACGCGACGAGAAAGACTCCGGTGACCGAAGTCAGCATCCACAACTTCACGCCGGGCTCCGGTCTATCGGACGACTCATGGAAACGGCCTGTCTGCTTCGAAAAGGGGGCGAAGGGCGCCGTACGGCGGCATCCCACTGTCCGTCGAAATCGATCACGGAGAG
It encodes:
- a CDS encoding glycosyltransferase family 2 protein, whose amino-acid sequence is MIDGKRVLIIMPAWNEAEGVADVIKEVHTTLPGADVLVVDDGSADDTAAVARRAGATVLKLPYNLGVGGAMRAGYRYAYDRGYDVAIQVDADGQHDPRNVPELLARLDAGADLVMGARFAGTGDYETRGPRKWAMLVLAFWLTRMAKTKLTDVTSGFRASNRDLIDVFAHWYPVEYLGDTVESTIAVVRAGYRIEQVPVAMRPRATGTPSQSPWKATLYLGRIGMILLLALSRRSALGPKRKGK
- a CDS encoding glycosyltransferase family 2 protein, whose amino-acid sequence is MTAVRNPGPGEAGGTDRLGTLDIMLPHYGDTGLMQAAVRSVLEQTDENWRLTVVDDGKEEGVPEWFASLGDSRVRYQRNETNLGITGNFAKCVDLVESTHFSMLGSDDLLLPNYVATMRAAVTALPDAAIYQPGVQVIDEHGNPSTSLGDEVKKRLYAPKTGGRRLVLSGEPLAANLLGGNWLYFPSIVWRADVVKEIGFRKDLSVIQDLALIIELIRRGEKLVVEPVTAFRYRRHSGSLSSSEAVSGARFGEAVRFFQEVAAELDGHGWPKAARAARLHLSMRLHALTLLPGALRRPDAVRTLLRYALTGSR
- a CDS encoding DUF2304 domain-containing protein, encoding MLTSVTGVFLVACIVELLRRRKLKEKYAFLWVLTGLVIIPLGFFPSGLDSVARAVGVASGVSLILFLSVAFLFIVCLQLSWEVGHLEEEGRTLSEEVALLRIDVEELREQLASRQTDTVTGREGRK